In one Juglans regia cultivar Chandler chromosome 11, Walnut 2.0, whole genome shotgun sequence genomic region, the following are encoded:
- the LOC108997269 gene encoding putative RNA-binding protein Luc7-like 2 isoform X2, whose protein sequence is MDAIRKQLDVLMGANRNGDVREVNRKYYDRDVCRLYLVGLCPHELFQLTKMDMGPCPKVHSLQLRKEYEESKAKGTDNYDRDLEDVIDRLILECDRKITRALRRLEAEDAKAAIAISVSEVTQTSEVLELSKQIKEKLKEADQYDLEGKTDLKIRALEVVEELRTKRADKQSMLLLDAFNKDRASLPQPLPNPPPLAPLPVVTPDPRTQEMINEKLKKAEDLGEQGLVEEAQKALEEAEALKKEPALDSSKYTAADVRITDQKLRVCDICGAFLSVYDSDRRLADHFGGKLHLGYMQIREKLAELKEEKEKGRKVDRDDRRSKERSRDRDREPSKDREQGDSRDRGRDHDRRSRDRDRHYDRERGYDRERDRDVDRSRSYDSRSRRRSRSRSRERSRDYDRHRRYDRY, encoded by the exons ATGGATGCGATAAGGAAGCAGCTAGACGTGCTGATGGGGGCGAACCGGAACGGCGACGTTCGGGAGGTGAACCGCAAGTACTACGATCGCGACGTGTGCCGCCTTTACCTCGTCGGCCTTTGCCCTCACGAGCTCTTCCAATTGACG aaaatggatATGGGTCCCTGCCCAAAGGTCCACTCCTTGCAGCTGAGGAAAGA ATACGAGGAATCCAAAGCAAAAGGGACTGACAACTATGATAGAGATTTGGAGGATGTCATCGATAGGCTCATTCTTGAGTGCGATAGGAAGATCACTAGAGCTCTTAGGCGCCTTGAGGCTGAGGATGCAAAAGCTGCTATAGCAATTTCTGTCTCAGAAGTTACACAG ACATCTGAGGTGCTTGAGCTATCCAAGCAGATCAAAGAGAAGTTGAAAGAAGCTGATCAATATG ATCTTGAAGGCAAAACAGATCTTAAAATTCGAGCTTTGGAGGTGGTAGAGGAACTAAGAACCAAAAGAGCGGACAAACAG TCCATGCTTCTTTTGGATGCATTCAATAAAGATAGGGCATCTTTGCCTCAACCCCTGCCAAACCCACCACCTTTGGCACCCTTGCCTGTAGTTACACCTGATCCTCGTACACAGGAAATGATAAATGAAAAGTTGAAGAAAGCAGAGGATCTTG GTGAGCAGGGTTTGGTTGAAGAGGCACAAAAGGCATTGGAAGAGGCTGAAGCTCTTAAGAAG GAGCCTGCTTTGGATTCCTCCAAGTACACTGCTGCTGATGTTCGCATT ACTGATCAGAAGTTACGTGTTTGTGACATTTGTGGAGCATTTTTGAGTGTTTATGACAG TGACCGCCGTTTAGCTGATCATTTTGGTGGGAAGCTTCATTTAGGCTATATGCAAATCCGAGAGAAGTTAGCAGAGCTTAAG gaagagaaagaaaagggccGAAAGGTTGATCGGGATGATAGAAG ATCAAAAGAACGCAGCAGGGACAGAGACAGGGAGCCTAGTAAGGACCGGGAACAAGGAGATAGCCGTGACCGAGGAAGGGATCATGATCGTAGGAGCAGAGATCGTGATAGGCATTATGATCGTGAACGTGGATACGATCGGGAGCGTGATAGAGACGTAGATCGCTCCCGCAGTTATGATTCAAGAAGTCGCCGCAGGTCACGGTCACGGTCAAGGGAGCGTTCCAGGGACTATGATCGCCACAG GCGTTATGATCGGTACTAG
- the LOC108997269 gene encoding putative RNA-binding protein Luc7-like 2 isoform X1: MDAIRKQLDVLMGANRNGDVREVNRKYYDRDVCRLYLVGLCPHELFQLTKMDMGPCPKVHSLQLRKEYEESKAKGTDNYDRDLEDVIDRLILECDRKITRALRRLEAEDAKAAIAISVSEVTQTSEVLELSKQIKEKLKEADQYDLEGKTDLKIRALEVVEELRTKRADKQSMLLLDAFNKDRASLPQPLPNPPPLAPLPVVTPDPRTQEMINEKLKKAEDLGEQGLVEEAQKALEEAEALKKLPARQEPALDSSKYTAADVRITDQKLRVCDICGAFLSVYDSDRRLADHFGGKLHLGYMQIREKLAELKEEKEKGRKVDRDDRRSKERSRDRDREPSKDREQGDSRDRGRDHDRRSRDRDRHYDRERGYDRERDRDVDRSRSYDSRSRRRSRSRSRERSRDYDRHRRYDRY; the protein is encoded by the exons ATGGATGCGATAAGGAAGCAGCTAGACGTGCTGATGGGGGCGAACCGGAACGGCGACGTTCGGGAGGTGAACCGCAAGTACTACGATCGCGACGTGTGCCGCCTTTACCTCGTCGGCCTTTGCCCTCACGAGCTCTTCCAATTGACG aaaatggatATGGGTCCCTGCCCAAAGGTCCACTCCTTGCAGCTGAGGAAAGA ATACGAGGAATCCAAAGCAAAAGGGACTGACAACTATGATAGAGATTTGGAGGATGTCATCGATAGGCTCATTCTTGAGTGCGATAGGAAGATCACTAGAGCTCTTAGGCGCCTTGAGGCTGAGGATGCAAAAGCTGCTATAGCAATTTCTGTCTCAGAAGTTACACAG ACATCTGAGGTGCTTGAGCTATCCAAGCAGATCAAAGAGAAGTTGAAAGAAGCTGATCAATATG ATCTTGAAGGCAAAACAGATCTTAAAATTCGAGCTTTGGAGGTGGTAGAGGAACTAAGAACCAAAAGAGCGGACAAACAG TCCATGCTTCTTTTGGATGCATTCAATAAAGATAGGGCATCTTTGCCTCAACCCCTGCCAAACCCACCACCTTTGGCACCCTTGCCTGTAGTTACACCTGATCCTCGTACACAGGAAATGATAAATGAAAAGTTGAAGAAAGCAGAGGATCTTG GTGAGCAGGGTTTGGTTGAAGAGGCACAAAAGGCATTGGAAGAGGCTGAAGCTCTTAAGAAG CTACCTGCTCGGCAGGAGCCTGCTTTGGATTCCTCCAAGTACACTGCTGCTGATGTTCGCATT ACTGATCAGAAGTTACGTGTTTGTGACATTTGTGGAGCATTTTTGAGTGTTTATGACAG TGACCGCCGTTTAGCTGATCATTTTGGTGGGAAGCTTCATTTAGGCTATATGCAAATCCGAGAGAAGTTAGCAGAGCTTAAG gaagagaaagaaaagggccGAAAGGTTGATCGGGATGATAGAAG ATCAAAAGAACGCAGCAGGGACAGAGACAGGGAGCCTAGTAAGGACCGGGAACAAGGAGATAGCCGTGACCGAGGAAGGGATCATGATCGTAGGAGCAGAGATCGTGATAGGCATTATGATCGTGAACGTGGATACGATCGGGAGCGTGATAGAGACGTAGATCGCTCCCGCAGTTATGATTCAAGAAGTCGCCGCAGGTCACGGTCACGGTCAAGGGAGCGTTCCAGGGACTATGATCGCCACAG GCGTTATGATCGGTACTAG